A stretch of DNA from Chionomys nivalis chromosome 22, mChiNiv1.1, whole genome shotgun sequence:
AGAATTTGGCACCACCCTGAAAGGAATTCTAACTTCACACTGTTGGGGAAGTTTACCAAGATGGCTTCAGAGTAGACTAACTTTACAcagcacatttaaaaaagaaaaaaaaaaaaaaagaaaaaaaaaagaaaaaaaaaagacatttattcaGTGTCATGATCAGACTATTACATTTAGCAATCAACAGCATGGGTGAGAAGAGGTCTACAGTAAAACCCTTTGTTGGAATGCTTTACACTTTCCACagaacagaaactaaaataacCTGTTATACAATTAGTCACAAATACAGTCCTCGAGTTTGTTTGCCCATACACATGAGTATTGTCTAAAACATGTCTTCTTTGTAGCAGCTAGGCCCTGCCACCACTGTGCTTGGCTGAGTTCACAAATCTGTTGTAACCTGTAGCTTCCctgtcacttctctggctctcctctcctgctaagctttgtttcctggctgtaaTTAGAACCTCCTGCCACTGccatagctgctgctgctgctggaaccACCATAGCCACCTTGATTTCGTGGTTTAGCGAAGTACTGGCCTCCACCACCATAAGGGCCagagcttctgcctccaaagtttcCTCCTTTCATTGGTCCAAAATTTGAAGACTGATTGTTGTAATTGCCAAAATCATTGTAGCTTCCACCACCTCCGAAATTGCTTCCATCATTACCAAATCCATTATAGCCATCCCCACTGCCACCATATCCACCACCACCACGGCTGCCACCGAAGCCACCACGACCACTGAAGTTTCCCCCTCGACCAAAATTGTCATTGCCGCCAAAACCGCCTCCACGACCACCACCAAAGTTTCCAGAACCACTTCGACCTCTTTGGCTGGACGAAGCACTAGCCATCTCCTGCTTGGATAGGGCTTTTCTTACTTCACGGTTGTGCCCGTTCACAGTATGGTATTTCTGAATAACAATCTTGTCCACAGAGTCATGGTCATCAAAGgtgacaaaagcaaaacctctcttTTTCCCACTGCCTCTGTCAGTCATGATTTCAATCACTTCAATTTTCCCATACTGCTCAAAATAATCTCTCAGGTGATGTTCTTCCGTGTCTTCTTTAATACCACCAACAAAGATCTTTTTCACGGTTAAGTGGGCACCTGGTCTCTGAGAATCCTCTCTTGACACAGCTCTCTTAGGTTCCACAACTCTTCCATCCACCTTATGGGGCCTTGCATTCATAGCGGCATCCACTTCCTCCACAGTGGCGTACGTAACAAACCCAAAGCCCCTGGATCGTTTGGTGTTTGGATCTCTCATGACCACGCAGTCCGTGAGTGTTCCCCATTGCTCAAAATGGCTCCTCAGACTCTCGTCGGTTGTTTCGAAGCTCAGCCCTCCGATGAAGAGCTTCCGCAGCTGTTCCGGCTCCTTGGGAGACTCTGACTTAGACATGAcggcagggaaatgggagcccTCAGCGATGCTTCCTCGGCCGCGTCAATCCCAAATCCAAGTTTTAGTCATCAGAATGGACTAGCTGAACCCAGGAGCCAGCTCCCTCCCCACTCACAGAGGGGGAAAGACAGGACCACCGAAACTATAGCTCAGAGTGCTGGTGAAAATGGCCAGCAGAGAGGGTCTACCCTGCTCTGAGTTTCTCAAGGCCTACAGCAGCCCCAAAGGGGTATGAGACTCAATTAATAGCTGAGACTGGAACTGATTccctaggctagcctggaactcactttgtgtcACAGGCtcatcttgaacttgtgatcctcttctgccaacttccaagtgctaggatggcATGTGTGTACCACTGCAGCCAGTAACTGAACAGTGGTGGAACcaacatacaaaataataagcAAACAGCAAAATGTAATGGTTATCTTACACCATGTGGTCTAGTAGGTAGGTCTTGAAAACCTTCAGAAATTTCATCACTAAGGAAGACCCCAGCTTGACTGGATCCTGATAACTCAAGCCTACATCTTCTTGTAGTGTAATGTTGAAACACAGGGCATCACTGGAGGAGGGAAAGAGCCACGGTCAGGAACTGAAGACCCACGGCAGCTATCTAGGCTCTGATATCCCTTTTGGAGAGCATGGACTGGTCTGGCAAAGTAGAGCATCAAGCCTATAGAGCACTGACGACCGTGACCATGCACAGTAGACACACATCTCACGACACCAACAGAAACGACTTCTTTAAAAATCACTCTGAGAAtatccagagctggagagatggctcagcggttaagagcactggctgctcttctaggggacctggattcaatttccagtacccacatggcagctcacaactgtctgtaactccagttccaggggatctgacaccttcatacagacatatatgcaggtgaaacaccaatgcacataaaataaaaataaataatttaaaaaagaatgtccACCCACATGACCTCTGTAACCCTAACAGCTCTAAGAAAAATATGACTCTCATCTACAAACAAGAGACACCAAGGGCTGGGAAATTTGAAGAACCTTCTTATAGGtcacatgagagagagacagcGCACGCATGAGAGCAGAAGTGGGGCTTAGAGTCCAGGCCTTCTGACTCTCAGTCTGGGCTCTTGCTCTCTGACTTACAAAGCAAAGATCTGCCCCTTTAAATTGTGCTCCTTAGCTCTCTGTTAGCAGTTCTGTCTGTTTGGAGTCCAGCTAGGGTGTCGTCTGGGGGCAGACAGTTATGTAACATACACATATTGTGTCTACAGGCCCATGGAGAGATTGCCTGCAGGCCCTGGAGGATGGCCATGACACCAGCTCCATCTACCTGGTGAAGCCTGAGAACACCAACCGCCTCATGCAGGTGTGGTGCGACCAGAGACACGACCCTGGGGGTTGGACCGTCATCCAGAGACGCCTGGATGGCTCGGTTAACTTCTTCAGGAACTGGGAGACCTATAAGGTGAGAGCAGTGGGGCTGTGCACAGTGTCTACAAGGTGACTGGTCCACTCCACTCCATAAGGACAAAGACAGGACCATTTCTGCAAAGCCATCAGAGTGGTAAGGTCAGGCTCCTCCTTATCTGCTTTTTAGGAGAGAAAGGAGTAGCGACAGCATCTTTCTCCCAGCCAAGGTCTCCACAAGGTGAACCTGCTGTCAGGGGCCAGAAGGGGCAAGTCCCAGGGCTCGAGGTCCTGGGAAGCTCCCCTAAAAGGCATGTACAGGAAACTGTGACAATTGGGCCCTAATTGCAAGGTCCATTCTCCTTGTAAGGCAAGTGCAAGGGAGTTGCTATACCTCTCACCCTGCTCTGAACCAAGAGGGACACTAATGATGGCATGAACAACTCAGGTCAATGGATACCTGTTCTGTGTCAGGTACTGCACGGCGGGTTCTTGTGTATTCCCTTAAGGAAGGCATTGCTACAAAGTCACCTTACAGGTGAAAAGGGAGAGCACCCTGCCATGGCTGACATCCACAGTGTGGTAAAGCAGTAACTACAGCCTCAAGGCCAAAGATGCAACTTCCATCAGCCCCGATGTCTCTGCATGTAGTCCTGCTGGTTCCTTCAGGCTCCTCCATCCTGGCTCTCCCTGGGCAGGAGTAATTCCTTCCTCCAAAGCCTACCCTCAGGGTCCTCTTTGTACTCCTCCACTCTCTCATGGGGATAGTATAACAGAGCAAATGTTTACCCATCCTAAGGAGGTTGGTGAGAGTGCTCAGCTTTGAGAATCATTTAAGACTTTGGGGGCCACTGTTCAGCTGATGCCTCAAACCACGTATCAAATGAATAACAAAACCACTGGGTTTTAAACCTAGAAGGACTCAGGTATATGTCACATGCCAGTCACAGCTCTCACCTGTCTATGCTGGGGCTTACACAACCTGTACACACAGCCCATCTCCAGAGAAGGCACTTGAGGCTTAGGAGAAGCCCATCTTCTAGAGGCATATCTAAACAATGCTGGCTGCATGCCTTCCAGGTGCCAGGCTCTCAAATAACCACATCATCCTGCCTTTTAGAAGTTACAGCATTCTCAGGTGAGGACAAGAAACAGTTCACATGCTCTTCAGATGTGTGAATGGTACATGATTGATGGTTATCCACTCACAGAGCCTGATACACAGGTAGCAGGGACTGAGCCTAGGCCTGCCTTATGTTCTGACTATTCCTGGGATACAAACTCCTCACTCTTGCTCTCCTGGGTCTTCCCCAGCAAGGGTTTGGGAACATCGATGGCGAATATTGGCTGGGCCTGGAGAACATCTACTGGCTGACAAATCAAGGCAACTACAAACTACTTGTAACCATGGAGGACTGGTCTGGCCGCAAGGTTTTTGCAGAATATGCTAGCTTCCGCCTGGAACCAGAGAGCGAGTACTATAAGCTGCGACTGGGGCGCTACCACGGGAACGCGGGAGACTCCTTTACCTGGCACAATGGCAAACAGTTCACCACTCTGGACAGGGACCATGATGTCTACACAGGTAAGAAAAGTAGAGCCAAACCTAGGTGTTGAATGGGGATGAGAAATCCAACAGCTTTcgagcctctgcctccagattctgGAGCAAAAAGATGCCATGTGACAGATAGTTGTACCCAGCTACCTGACACTGCTTCTCAAAGTCCCATTCTACCATTGCCTTCAGGAAAGTGGCACTTACAAACAGGGAAGGCAGAAGAGCCCAGATCTCATGTTGAGGGCTGCCCTGGACCAAGGCTTTCATGGAAATATCCCTCTTTTATGAAATAACACAGAAGTGATTTGGATGGAATTCAGGCTGGGGAGGACAAGAGAGGCATTCTGTCTTAAACACTTCCCCCATCGTTCTC
This window harbors:
- the LOC130864517 gene encoding heterogeneous nuclear ribonucleoprotein A1-like gives rise to the protein MSKSESPKEPEQLRKLFIGGLSFETTDESLRSHFEQWGTLTDCVVMRDPNTKRSRGFGFVTYATVEEVDAAMNARPHKVDGRVVEPKRAVSREDSQRPGAHLTVKKIFVGGIKEDTEEHHLRDYFEQYGKIEVIEIMTDRGSGKKRGFAFVTFDDHDSVDKIVIQKYHTVNGHNREVRKALSKQEMASASSSQRGRSGSGNFGGGRGGGFGGNDNFGRGGNFSGRGGFGGSRGGGGYGGSGDGYNGFGNDGSNFGGGGSYNDFGNYNNQSSNFGPMKGGNFGGRSSGPYGGGGQYFAKPRNQGGYGGSSSSSSYGSGRRF